A genomic stretch from Desulfohalobium retbaense DSM 5692 includes:
- a CDS encoding glycosyltransferase family 4 protein: MLSGTSPQRIALMLPRLSRYGGAERFASRLANHLGQTGFDVDFICARQESEAPQGVTPRVVGRKGLCRSGKILWYAMAAERQRRAGNYDLTLSMGKTWNQDVLRLSGGPLPVFWRLSKQAYDPGMARTWKMLRRKTAPANRLINCIERRQMRTTSHFVAVSDKLVDWVQEAYPSFDTSRIQVIYNQPDLTAFEPYPRAKQRAERQQRGLAPDMIYIGTAGTNFALKGVGCLIAALAQLPDSHHLLVAGDRNPDRYRKQAQRLGVAHRVTFLGRVEDMTGFYNCLDAFALPTFYDACSNAVLEALRCGIPTLSSSANGSSVFLDPENTIKDPHDTQNLARTLRRLCAEPRRNAFAWPNHIRAGLEAYTELIETALCR; the protein is encoded by the coding sequence ATGCTTTCCGGTACATCGCCTCAACGTATCGCTCTCATGCTCCCCAGACTGAGCCGCTACGGCGGGGCGGAACGTTTTGCCTCGCGCTTAGCCAACCATTTGGGTCAAACCGGGTTTGACGTGGACTTTATCTGCGCCCGGCAGGAATCAGAAGCGCCCCAAGGCGTGACCCCCAGGGTGGTTGGTCGCAAGGGGCTCTGCCGCAGCGGCAAGATCCTCTGGTATGCCATGGCGGCAGAACGGCAGCGCCGGGCAGGGAACTACGACCTCACCTTGAGCATGGGCAAGACCTGGAACCAGGATGTCTTACGTTTGAGCGGCGGGCCGCTGCCCGTATTCTGGCGTCTGTCCAAACAAGCCTACGACCCGGGTATGGCTCGGACGTGGAAAATGCTGCGCCGGAAAACTGCTCCGGCCAACCGGCTGATCAATTGCATCGAGCGCCGCCAGATGCGGACGACGTCCCATTTTGTGGCTGTCTCCGACAAACTCGTCGATTGGGTCCAGGAGGCCTACCCTTCGTTTGACACAAGCCGCATCCAGGTTATCTATAATCAGCCAGATCTGACCGCTTTCGAACCGTATCCCCGCGCCAAGCAGAGGGCTGAACGGCAACAACGCGGGCTTGCGCCAGACATGATCTATATCGGCACTGCTGGGACAAATTTCGCACTCAAAGGGGTCGGCTGCCTCATTGCCGCCCTGGCGCAATTGCCGGATTCCCACCATCTTCTCGTGGCTGGCGATCGCAATCCGGACCGGTATCGCAAACAGGCCCAGCGTCTCGGGGTCGCGCACCGGGTAACCTTCCTCGGCCGAGTAGAAGACATGACCGGATTTTACAACTGCCTGGACGCCTTTGCCCTGCCGACCTTTTACGACGCCTGCTCCAATGCAGTCCTGGAAGCCTTACGCTGCGGCATACCGACCCTGTCGAGCTCTGCAAATGGCAGCAGTGTTTTCCTGGATCCGGAAAACACCATCAAAGATCCCCACGATACACAGAACTTAGCTCGAACCTTGCGACGCCTCTGCGCTGAGCCCCGCCGGAACGCGTTTGCCTGGCCCAATCATATCCGTGCCGGCCTGGAAGCCTACACCGAACTGATCGAGACCGCACTATGCCGATAA
- a CDS encoding DUF370 domain-containing protein produces the protein MTKQRLLNIGFGNYVVGSRIVAIVNPNSSPMRRLREDAKEAGRLVDATQGRKTRSIIVTDSNHIVLSAIQADTVGQRYASEEDEDVAS, from the coding sequence ATGACCAAACAGCGCCTGCTCAATATCGGCTTCGGCAACTATGTCGTTGGTTCGCGAATTGTGGCCATTGTCAATCCCAACTCCTCGCCCATGCGCCGGTTGCGTGAAGACGCCAAAGAAGCCGGGCGGCTGGTCGACGCCACCCAGGGGCGCAAGACCCGCTCGATCATCGTCACCGATTCCAACCATATCGTGCTCTCCGCGATCCAGGCCGATACCGTCGGGCAGCGCTATGCTTCAGAGGAGGATGAGGATGTCGCATCCTGA
- the gmk gene encoding guanylate kinase, producing the protein MSHPERPGILLVLSAPSGTGKSTLIHRLTAEFPDFAFSVSYTTRAPRSGEIDGRDYHFVDKDRFYELAEQDFFAEWAEVHGNCYGTPRQATLDMLSAGRHVLFDIDIQGARLLKANLGQGHFVFLLPPSRQELEQRLRRRGSDNEEAIARRLENARQEIAAAREFDSWIVNDDLERAYDSLRAVYLALTTRPAAQPQLPETILASWQEPQHG; encoded by the coding sequence ATGTCGCATCCTGAGCGTCCTGGTATCCTGCTGGTTCTAAGCGCCCCCTCAGGAACGGGCAAAAGCACCCTGATCCATCGTCTGACCGCCGAATTCCCGGATTTCGCTTTTTCCGTGTCCTATACAACTCGAGCGCCCCGGTCCGGTGAGATCGACGGCCGGGACTACCATTTTGTGGACAAGGACCGCTTTTATGAGCTGGCCGAGCAGGATTTTTTTGCCGAATGGGCGGAGGTACACGGCAATTGCTACGGGACCCCCAGACAGGCGACCCTGGACATGCTCTCTGCCGGACGGCATGTCCTTTTCGATATCGACATCCAGGGCGCGCGCCTGCTTAAAGCCAACCTTGGACAGGGGCATTTCGTCTTTCTACTCCCCCCGTCGCGCCAGGAGCTTGAACAGCGGCTCCGTCGACGCGGGAGCGACAACGAAGAGGCCATCGCCCGTCGCCTTGAAAACGCCCGGCAGGAAATCGCCGCGGCCCGGGAATTCGATTCCTGGATTGTCAACGATGACCTGGAACGAGCGTACGATTCGCTGCGCGCCGTCTATCTCGCCCTGACCACGCGGCCCGCCGCCCAACCCCAATTGCCCGAGACCATTCTCGCAAGTTGGCAGGAGCCGCAACATGGCTGA
- the pyrF gene encoding orotidine-5'-phosphate decarboxylase, with protein MAELIAALDFPDAETAFAAVTPLRGELDWVKVGLELFTAAGPSIIFRLKELGFRVFVDLKLFDIPNTVQGAVRSLTRSGADMCTLHLLGGQAMAQAALAGREEATGQTGGPLLFGVTLLTSMDITDLPGTTATNSGRFALDLAGNAADWQLDGVVCSGHEVRAIKQADPRLACLTPGIRLKKSADDQKRVMTPEKAVHAGSNFLVVGRPIFTATSPVEMVRTIRKKMTLEFRD; from the coding sequence ATGGCTGAGCTTATCGCTGCCCTGGACTTCCCTGACGCCGAAACCGCCTTTGCGGCCGTCACCCCGCTTCGCGGCGAACTGGATTGGGTCAAGGTCGGCCTGGAGCTCTTTACCGCCGCAGGGCCGAGCATTATTTTCCGGCTCAAGGAACTCGGCTTTCGCGTCTTTGTCGATCTCAAACTCTTTGACATCCCGAACACCGTGCAAGGAGCAGTCCGTTCGCTGACCCGCTCCGGAGCCGATATGTGCACTCTCCACCTCCTGGGCGGGCAGGCCATGGCCCAGGCCGCGCTGGCAGGACGGGAGGAAGCCACCGGCCAGACAGGCGGACCGCTCCTGTTTGGCGTGACCCTGCTCACCAGCATGGACATCACCGACCTCCCCGGCACCACGGCCACAAACAGCGGACGATTTGCCCTGGACCTGGCGGGGAATGCGGCTGACTGGCAACTGGACGGCGTGGTGTGTTCCGGGCATGAAGTCCGGGCCATCAAACAGGCCGATCCGCGGCTGGCCTGCCTGACCCCCGGCATCCGTCTCAAAAAAAGCGCAGACGACCAGAAACGGGTCATGACTCCGGAAAAAGCGGTCCACGCCGGCTCCAATTTCCTGGTCGTCGGACGGCCCATTTTCACTGCGACTTCGCCCGTGGAAATGGTCCGTACAATTCGCAAAAAAATGACGCTGGAATTCAGGGATTGA
- a CDS encoding YicC/YloC family endoribonuclease, translated as MPKSMTGYGRWSGQSAALAQTWEIKSVNGKQLSIRWKMPQFLSMMEQEWEKQVRETAERGRIDIQLHLHIFEAEELSPKLNSWIAQSMLDQLRQLAEANGETPELDYSHLLRMPSLWEEPDQTPPQEILDSLQTGLEMALSAWNDSREREGQAMIADLQNRLETVTNWVERIAERVPTLPEQRFALLKQRAEALLQEQSPSLSQERLHQEFALLTDRIDVSEEITRLQTHLQELQRRFAMETPSGRHMDFVLQECFREINTCGNKAQDSEVSRLVVNVKTELEKCREQVQNIE; from the coding sequence ATGCCCAAAAGCATGACCGGCTACGGCCGTTGGAGCGGTCAGAGTGCCGCCCTGGCCCAGACCTGGGAAATCAAAAGCGTCAACGGCAAACAACTTTCCATTCGCTGGAAAATGCCCCAATTCCTGTCCATGATGGAGCAGGAGTGGGAAAAACAGGTCCGGGAAACCGCCGAGCGGGGCCGGATCGATATCCAGCTCCACCTCCACATCTTTGAAGCCGAAGAGCTCAGCCCCAAGCTCAACAGCTGGATCGCCCAATCCATGCTGGACCAACTCCGGCAGCTGGCTGAAGCCAACGGCGAGACTCCAGAACTCGATTACAGCCACCTGTTGCGCATGCCCAGCCTGTGGGAGGAACCGGATCAGACCCCGCCCCAGGAAATCCTCGACTCGTTGCAAACCGGCCTGGAGATGGCCTTAAGCGCCTGGAACGACAGCCGGGAGCGCGAAGGGCAGGCCATGATCGCCGATCTGCAAAATCGCCTGGAAACCGTCACCAACTGGGTCGAACGTATTGCCGAACGGGTACCTACCCTGCCAGAGCAACGTTTCGCGCTCCTCAAGCAGCGGGCCGAGGCCCTGCTTCAGGAGCAGTCCCCAAGCCTTTCCCAGGAGAGGCTGCACCAGGAGTTTGCCCTGCTCACCGACAGGATTGATGTCAGTGAAGAAATCACCCGTTTGCAGACCCACCTCCAGGAACTCCAGCGGCGGTTTGCCATGGAGACCCCTAGCGGACGCCACATGGATTTCGTGCTCCAGGAATGTTTCCGTGAGATCAACACCTGCGGCAATAAAGCCCAGGACAGCGAAGTCAGCCGCTTGGTGGTCAATGTCAAAACCGAACTGGAAAAATGTCGCGAACAGGTGCAAAACATCGAATAG
- a CDS encoding DUF4416 family protein, translating into MSTPKSAPKAVLVIPVLTSVWQTVWPTLRPRLEAHFGPVHDFGDALFFTHTTYYNTELGTPLYRRLLYADRFYPQDRLAEAKLVTNALEDAFRDAEGNRRINLDPGLLSLERLVLATGKGFTHRIYLKEGIWADLTLMYQKGGWRAFDWTFADYADAPLQAWLTRLRDEYKQARKQTSQTGVESFSGLKT; encoded by the coding sequence ATGAGCACTCCGAAATCGGCCCCCAAAGCCGTTCTGGTCATCCCGGTGCTGACCAGTGTCTGGCAAACAGTCTGGCCCACGCTGCGCCCCCGGCTGGAAGCGCATTTCGGGCCGGTCCACGATTTCGGGGACGCACTGTTCTTTACCCACACCACGTATTACAATACAGAGCTGGGAACTCCCTTGTACCGTCGGCTCCTGTACGCCGACCGCTTCTATCCCCAGGACCGTCTGGCGGAGGCGAAACTCGTGACCAACGCGCTTGAAGACGCTTTCCGCGACGCCGAGGGGAACCGACGGATCAATCTCGATCCGGGATTGCTCTCCCTGGAACGGCTGGTTCTGGCTACGGGGAAGGGATTTACGCACCGGATTTATCTCAAGGAAGGCATCTGGGCCGATTTGACCCTGATGTATCAGAAAGGCGGCTGGCGAGCCTTTGACTGGACCTTCGCCGATTACGCCGATGCTCCGTTGCAGGCTTGGCTGACGCGGTTGCGGGACGAATACAAGCAGGCCAGAAAGCAGACGTCCCAGACGGGGGTGGAATCCTTCTCAGGGCTCAAGACATGA
- a CDS encoding polysaccharide deacetylase family protein, whose protein sequence is MPITWRSIPILCYHNTCGPDGHDQAQLAAHLDCIRDMGFATLTTREIVDIVTGTTRLKRPAVGITFDDGHVSNWLYALPLLQQRGMRASFFVCSDFSSDGPARRTEEIPHLLGGAQSFYQATVLGDTSQFCTTTELYHLAHTHGMDVLPHSARHAFCFHETAPRPQAREIHWGAHLVYGRDVTYEDLPCPKGGSAYAHSGWWPQETQKGIRWTSRSEQERYRFCREDFTRCKTRLEAILKQPLDIFCWPWGEYDQVAERALKDTGFQAALTLERGRVERGTNPMRIGRLSVSPRKSLSWLKSRLRLMRFAPSAGLTYKNGSL, encoded by the coding sequence ATGCCGATAACGTGGCGCTCCATCCCCATTCTCTGCTACCACAACACGTGCGGCCCGGATGGACACGACCAGGCGCAGTTGGCCGCCCATCTCGATTGTATCCGGGACATGGGATTCGCCACGCTCACCACGCGCGAGATCGTGGACATCGTCACTGGCACCACCCGGCTGAAGCGCCCGGCTGTGGGCATCACCTTTGACGACGGTCATGTCAGCAACTGGCTTTATGCCCTCCCGCTCCTTCAACAGCGAGGAATGCGGGCCTCGTTTTTCGTCTGCAGCGATTTTAGCAGCGATGGCCCGGCACGCCGCACTGAAGAGATACCGCACCTTCTCGGAGGCGCCCAGAGCTTCTATCAAGCTACGGTCCTGGGCGATACGAGCCAATTCTGCACAACCACAGAACTCTATCATCTGGCGCACACCCACGGCATGGATGTCCTACCCCATTCAGCCCGCCACGCCTTTTGTTTCCATGAGACGGCTCCCCGGCCCCAAGCCCGAGAAATCCACTGGGGGGCACACCTTGTCTACGGGCGGGACGTCACGTATGAAGACCTTCCCTGCCCCAAAGGCGGGAGCGCTTATGCGCATAGCGGCTGGTGGCCGCAAGAAACGCAAAAGGGTATCCGGTGGACGAGCCGCAGCGAGCAGGAACGCTACCGCTTCTGCCGTGAGGATTTCACCCGCTGCAAGACGCGCTTGGAAGCGATCCTTAAACAACCGCTGGACATCTTTTGTTGGCCGTGGGGAGAATACGATCAGGTGGCGGAAAGGGCTTTGAAAGACACCGGATTCCAGGCCGCCCTGACCCTTGAGCGAGGTCGAGTCGAACGGGGAACGAACCCCATGCGTATCGGAAGACTCTCGGTTTCGCCGCGCAAATCCCTGTCCTGGCTTAAGAGCCGACTGAGGCTCATGCGCTTCGCCCCAAGCGCCGGACTGACGTATAAAAACGGTTCGCTGTAA
- a CDS encoding MiaB/RimO family radical SAM methylthiotransferase, translating to MSEPRFALHTLGCKVNQYESQALREAWLQRGYREASTDEVPEWIVVNSCAVTSGAVQDTRKLVRKLHRNHPEAAIVVTGCAAQVFTEEMAALPGVLRTVPQQAKADLCVGPDALHFACREADHFPEFPVTASSRARGLLKVQDGCSHGCTYCIVPHTRGPAVTRSPEKSLAEARHLFRGGLRELSVSGINLRQYGRDLTPPLDFWDFLAWLDANLATEWAGRARLRLSSLEPSELTDKALDTLRRCRLVAPHLHLSLQSGSPEILRRMGRGHYHPDTIRTFVDRLQEIWPHFGLGADFLLGFPGEDDAAFETTAALVRDLPFTYGHVFPYSPRPGTPAATFTDQVAEPIKRERCAILRSILEDKRTAFLQQQAQRDHIPFIVEKHPAQGISDTYVPCREISGAAPAVRSLVQARPVGWDDKGLLVQLETTA from the coding sequence GTGTCTGAACCCCGTTTTGCCCTGCACACGCTTGGCTGCAAGGTCAATCAATACGAAAGCCAAGCCCTGCGCGAGGCGTGGCTGCAGCGTGGATACCGCGAAGCCAGCACTGATGAAGTCCCCGAATGGATCGTGGTCAATTCCTGTGCCGTGACCTCTGGGGCGGTCCAGGATACGCGTAAACTTGTCCGCAAGCTCCACCGCAACCATCCCGAGGCCGCTATCGTGGTCACCGGATGCGCCGCTCAGGTCTTTACCGAGGAAATGGCGGCCTTGCCCGGGGTGCTGCGCACCGTACCGCAGCAGGCCAAGGCCGATCTCTGCGTCGGACCGGACGCGCTCCACTTCGCCTGTCGCGAAGCGGACCACTTCCCCGAATTTCCAGTCACCGCCTCATCGCGAGCCCGGGGACTGCTCAAGGTGCAGGACGGTTGCTCCCACGGCTGCACCTATTGCATTGTGCCCCACACTCGGGGTCCTGCCGTGACCAGATCCCCGGAAAAAAGTCTGGCCGAGGCCAGACACCTTTTCAGGGGCGGCCTGCGGGAATTGAGTGTCAGCGGCATCAACTTGCGGCAATACGGCCGGGATCTGACCCCGCCATTGGACTTTTGGGATTTTCTCGCCTGGCTCGACGCCAACCTCGCCACAGAGTGGGCCGGCCGGGCCCGGTTGCGGCTCAGTTCCCTGGAGCCCTCGGAACTCACTGATAAGGCCCTGGATACCTTGCGCCGATGCCGCCTGGTGGCCCCGCACCTTCACCTCTCCCTGCAAAGTGGCAGCCCGGAAATCCTGCGCCGAATGGGCCGCGGTCACTATCATCCCGACACAATACGAACGTTTGTGGACCGGCTGCAAGAAATCTGGCCCCATTTCGGCCTCGGCGCCGATTTTTTACTGGGATTTCCCGGAGAGGACGATGCCGCCTTTGAAACCACCGCTGCCCTGGTCCGCGACCTCCCCTTTACCTACGGGCATGTCTTCCCGTATTCTCCCCGTCCCGGCACGCCGGCAGCAACCTTCACCGACCAGGTCGCCGAGCCGATCAAACGGGAGCGGTGCGCCATATTGCGGAGCATCCTGGAGGACAAGCGGACCGCTTTTTTGCAGCAGCAAGCCCAGCGGGACCACATTCCATTCATTGTCGAAAAGCATCCGGCCCAGGGCATCAGCGACACCTATGTCCCATGCCGCGAGATTTCCGGAGCGGCTCCGGCCGTTCGCTCTCTGGTCCAGGCACGTCCGGTCGGCTGGGATGACAAGGGGCTGCTGGTCCAACTGGAAACCACGGCGTGA
- the msbA gene encoding lipid A export permease/ATP-binding protein MsbA, giving the protein MKLQDQPETSSSWQLAKRTFSYFAPYKVRIVLAMLAMIVVAACSGATAFLVKPALDDIFIAKDKTALALIPALIVGVFLLKGAARFLQNYEMNVTGLKVLEKLRQQLYDKMLCLPVRFFDDNQVGNLMARILNDVTQVRSSLPALVTLSREVLTMVGLLIVVFYRDPFLASIAIFVLPLAMYPFYFFGRKIRKLGRRNQAKISNISTFLQEIFSGVKVVKAFAMERREAKRFEAENSRLVSIATRQVVYNEMSSPIMETIGALGMGLVVWYGGKQVIEGASTPGTFFSFMTALIMLYDPVKKLNKANLTIQKALAAAERIFDILDNPQICEEQSGRIEYAPPFQGLAFENVTFHYPDSATPALEHVTFRIEPGEQIAIVGPSGGGKSTLINLIPRFHDPTEGQIVLNGHPVQDYTLASLRRNLGIVSQDNFLFNASIRDNIAYGQEDIDPSKLEKAAQAAYAHDFISNLPNGYETIIGERGVKLSGGQRQRIAIARALLKDPDLLILDEATSALDTESERIVQQALENLMQHRTSLVIAHRLSTVLKADRIIVMQDGKVIDQAPHSILIQRCYLYQRLYNMQFKNNERQKNEHLQTYQQP; this is encoded by the coding sequence ATGAAACTCCAAGACCAACCGGAAACCTCAAGCAGTTGGCAACTCGCCAAACGCACATTTTCCTATTTTGCGCCGTACAAGGTCCGGATCGTCCTGGCCATGTTGGCCATGATCGTCGTCGCCGCCTGTTCTGGGGCGACTGCGTTTCTGGTCAAGCCAGCCCTGGACGACATCTTCATCGCCAAGGACAAAACCGCTCTGGCTCTCATCCCAGCCCTCATCGTCGGAGTTTTCCTGCTCAAAGGCGCGGCCCGCTTTCTGCAAAACTACGAAATGAACGTCACCGGCCTGAAAGTCCTGGAAAAACTGCGACAACAGCTTTACGACAAGATGCTTTGTCTCCCGGTGCGGTTTTTCGACGACAACCAGGTCGGCAACCTCATGGCCCGAATCCTCAACGACGTGACCCAGGTCCGCTCCAGCCTCCCGGCCTTGGTCACCCTGTCACGGGAAGTGTTGACGATGGTCGGCCTTTTGATCGTTGTTTTCTACCGCGACCCATTTCTGGCCAGCATAGCTATCTTTGTGCTCCCCCTGGCCATGTACCCGTTTTATTTTTTCGGCCGCAAGATCCGCAAACTCGGCCGCCGCAACCAAGCCAAGATCTCCAATATCTCGACATTTCTCCAAGAGATTTTCAGCGGCGTCAAAGTCGTCAAAGCCTTTGCCATGGAACGCCGGGAAGCGAAACGCTTTGAAGCTGAAAACAGCCGTTTGGTCTCCATTGCCACCAGGCAGGTGGTCTACAACGAGATGTCTTCGCCAATTATGGAAACCATCGGCGCGCTGGGAATGGGCCTGGTGGTCTGGTATGGGGGCAAGCAAGTTATTGAAGGCGCCTCCACCCCGGGTACATTTTTTTCCTTCATGACCGCGCTGATCATGCTCTATGATCCGGTCAAAAAACTGAACAAAGCCAACCTGACGATCCAAAAAGCCCTCGCCGCCGCAGAACGAATATTCGACATCCTGGACAATCCTCAAATCTGCGAGGAACAGAGCGGACGCATTGAGTACGCTCCTCCATTCCAGGGGCTCGCCTTTGAAAACGTGACATTCCATTACCCCGACAGTGCAACACCTGCTCTTGAGCATGTGACCTTCAGGATCGAACCAGGGGAACAGATAGCTATCGTCGGGCCCAGCGGCGGGGGCAAATCAACCCTGATCAACCTTATCCCCCGCTTTCACGATCCGACAGAGGGGCAAATTGTCCTCAATGGCCATCCCGTCCAGGATTACACACTGGCCAGCCTGCGCCGCAATCTGGGCATTGTCTCCCAGGACAACTTCCTTTTCAATGCCTCCATCCGGGACAACATCGCCTACGGTCAGGAAGATATCGATCCGAGCAAGCTGGAAAAAGCCGCTCAAGCCGCCTACGCCCATGATTTTATCTCGAACTTGCCAAATGGATACGAGACCATTATAGGCGAGCGGGGCGTCAAACTCTCCGGCGGCCAGCGCCAGCGCATCGCAATCGCCCGGGCCCTGCTCAAAGATCCGGACCTGCTCATTCTCGACGAAGCCACCAGCGCCCTGGATACAGAGTCCGAGCGCATCGTGCAGCAGGCCCTTGAAAACCTCATGCAGCACCGCACCAGCCTGGTCATCGCCCACAGGCTGTCCACGGTTCTCAAGGCCGATCGGATCATCGTCATGCAGGACGGCAAAGTCATCGATCAAGCACCGCATAGCATCCTGATCCAAAGGTGTTATTTATATCAAAGACTTTACAACATGCAGTTTAAAAACAACGAAAGACAAAAGAATGAACATTTGCAGACTTACCAACAACCTTAA
- the recJ gene encoding single-stranded-DNA-specific exonuclease RecJ — protein MPNTQWIFREQPASEKTAEFSTWAKQLEISPFLCDLLWQRGLSSPQEMDVFLSPGLRHLAPPHTWSGLNEAAAVLAAALEQDTGPLAVWGDYDVDGITATALVTEILRGRGYAVLPHLPNRMEDGYGLNTAGIEALYDQGVRALLTVDCGMGDLEAITRAKELGMRVVVSDHHQPHATLPPADAIVNPCVDACPCPELAGVGTAFFLMAALNRLLPGTPSDLRPSLDLVALGTIADVVSLRGQNRIVAKNGLLLLSEGSRPGIYALKEASRLPGKAPIGAGQVAFGLAPRINAAGRMGSATEALDLLLAPDLATAQPLAAKLEAANQERRTCEDGILEQAVTQVEERGVTEGLVLADAQWHQGIIGIVASRVVERFYRPTILLTRHNGYWKGSGRSIVDVDLHAALTECADLLAGFGGHPQAAGLSLTEANLKPFTQRFSQAISKQLGGAEPLPRLKLDGHIPFGQIDLDLIREIELLQPFGMGNPQPVFCSEPLQVQKHNVFGKKHVSLQLQDPKSGIVLTGKAWRQAEALTPSIQGETVQLAFTPRLNHYQGLTSIDLDIKDWRLPHDREAANSN, from the coding sequence ATGCCCAACACCCAATGGATTTTCCGAGAACAGCCCGCTAGCGAAAAAACTGCAGAGTTCAGCACCTGGGCCAAGCAGCTCGAGATATCGCCGTTTCTCTGCGATCTCCTCTGGCAACGCGGCCTGTCGAGTCCGCAGGAAATGGACGTTTTCCTCAGTCCGGGACTGCGCCATCTGGCACCGCCACACACGTGGTCCGGCCTGAACGAGGCGGCCGCGGTGCTGGCTGCTGCCTTGGAACAGGACACAGGACCATTGGCCGTCTGGGGCGATTACGACGTGGACGGCATTACCGCTACGGCCCTGGTCACGGAGATCCTGCGCGGACGCGGCTATGCAGTCCTTCCCCATCTCCCGAACCGCATGGAGGACGGCTACGGACTGAACACGGCTGGGATCGAAGCTCTCTATGACCAGGGTGTCCGAGCCCTTTTGACCGTGGACTGCGGCATGGGCGACCTGGAGGCCATCACCAGAGCCAAGGAATTGGGGATGCGCGTCGTGGTTTCCGACCACCACCAGCCCCATGCCACTCTGCCGCCCGCCGATGCCATCGTGAACCCCTGTGTCGACGCATGCCCCTGTCCGGAGCTTGCCGGGGTGGGCACCGCGTTTTTCCTCATGGCCGCGCTCAACCGGCTGCTGCCGGGGACGCCGTCCGACCTGCGGCCCTCACTTGACCTCGTCGCCCTGGGAACCATTGCCGACGTGGTCAGCCTCAGGGGCCAAAACCGAATTGTGGCCAAAAACGGCCTGTTACTCCTCAGCGAAGGATCCCGTCCGGGGATCTACGCCTTGAAAGAAGCCAGCAGGCTGCCCGGCAAGGCCCCGATCGGTGCCGGGCAGGTCGCCTTCGGGCTCGCCCCGCGGATTAACGCGGCCGGGCGGATGGGCTCGGCTACAGAGGCCCTTGATCTTCTCCTGGCTCCGGATTTGGCCACCGCCCAACCCCTGGCCGCCAAACTCGAGGCCGCCAATCAGGAACGGCGAACCTGTGAAGACGGCATCCTGGAGCAGGCTGTGACCCAGGTGGAGGAGCGCGGTGTCACCGAGGGCCTGGTCCTGGCTGACGCGCAGTGGCACCAAGGCATCATCGGTATCGTGGCCTCGAGGGTCGTGGAACGGTTTTATCGGCCGACGATCCTCTTGACCCGCCACAACGGGTATTGGAAAGGATCGGGCCGGAGCATCGTGGATGTGGATCTCCACGCCGCGCTGACCGAATGCGCGGATCTGCTGGCCGGGTTCGGTGGCCATCCCCAGGCTGCAGGACTCAGCCTGACCGAGGCCAATCTGAAGCCCTTTACGCAACGGTTTTCCCAGGCTATTAGCAAACAACTCGGCGGAGCGGAGCCGCTGCCCCGGCTCAAACTGGACGGGCACATTCCCTTTGGGCAAATTGATCTTGACCTGATTCGGGAGATCGAACTCTTGCAACCCTTCGGCATGGGCAACCCCCAGCCCGTCTTCTGCTCAGAACCGCTCCAGGTCCAAAAACACAACGTCTTCGGCAAAAAGCATGTCAGCTTGCAATTGCAGGACCCGAAATCAGGCATCGTCCTGACCGGCAAAGCGTGGCGCCAGGCCGAGGCCCTGACCCCCTCAATCCAGGGAGAAACGGTTCAACTGGCCTTCACCCCACGCCTGAACCATTATCAGGGGCTGACGTCCATCGACCTGGACATCAAGGACTGGCGGCTCCCCCATGATAGGGAGGCTGCAAATTCAAATTGA